One Lacticaseibacillus rhamnosus genomic window carries:
- a CDS encoding DUF58 domain-containing protein, producing the protein MHWRNVFLNSALVAIFGCLICFGMAFNSPTSWFVSEFVFVLLLLLVLPLLLPLRRRLKFTADNPTLIANRPARRFFTLTHGKWLPNLILLDAAKTSTWHLPSGQRTARITLQLPRGVYRQLPFSVTVTDWFGWFRKTLPLQLTTPLTVGPTRQPEAAARMADHFVQKMAASEAGLPSDRIKNFRDYFPGDNIQQIAWKISAHADSLIVHDDEHESQTAWTLLLIISPSLSVEAGLSLFASLMDTGIFSGDGFLLDQRLTRVFRGQQDALLAGFEPKGSANVEWLHDLSAPGHQRAYLILAANTATAVPFQQVLAPAVTTVATLSGGGDHA; encoded by the coding sequence ATGCATTGGCGTAACGTTTTTCTGAACAGTGCCCTTGTCGCCATTTTTGGCTGCCTAATCTGTTTTGGCATGGCGTTTAATTCGCCGACGAGTTGGTTTGTCAGCGAGTTTGTGTTCGTGTTGTTGCTGCTCCTCGTTCTTCCCTTATTACTACCATTGCGACGGCGCCTTAAGTTTACCGCTGACAACCCCACTTTAATTGCCAACCGGCCAGCTCGGCGTTTCTTTACGCTGACGCACGGCAAATGGCTGCCTAATTTAATTTTATTAGATGCTGCTAAAACCAGCACTTGGCACCTTCCCAGCGGTCAGCGAACAGCCAGAATCACGTTACAATTACCCCGCGGTGTTTATCGCCAACTTCCTTTCAGCGTGACCGTGACCGATTGGTTTGGTTGGTTCCGCAAAACACTACCCTTACAGCTCACGACGCCGCTAACCGTGGGCCCTACCCGTCAGCCTGAAGCTGCTGCGCGGATGGCCGACCATTTTGTTCAAAAAATGGCCGCTTCGGAAGCAGGTCTGCCAAGTGATCGGATCAAAAATTTCCGTGATTATTTCCCGGGTGATAACATTCAGCAAATCGCCTGGAAAATCAGTGCCCACGCTGATTCATTAATCGTGCACGATGATGAACATGAAAGCCAGACCGCTTGGACCTTGCTGCTCATCATCAGTCCTTCACTGTCTGTTGAGGCGGGACTAAGTTTGTTTGCAAGCTTAATGGATACCGGAATCTTTAGTGGGGATGGCTTTTTGCTGGATCAGCGGCTCACGCGTGTTTTTCGTGGTCAACAAGATGCTTTGCTTGCAGGGTTTGAACCTAAGGGCAGCGCCAATGTCGAATGGCTGCATGACTTATCCGCCCCGGGTCACCAACGCGCCTACCTAATTCTCGCTGCCAACACTGCAACCGCCGTCCCGTTTCAACAAGTACTTGCTCCGGCTGTGACAACCGTGGCAACACTGTCAGGAGGTGGCGACCATGCCTAA
- a CDS encoding glycosyltransferase family 4 protein, which translates to MKVMIVLENIVMDGVKRASTVLGNDLVKHYDVSFYTLADAPAYFELDAPLLIAPRPTDPKLLNFFGSDPYTHYHDQIADLITTIRDQHFQTVILPAGLTTSFAPLIKRALPDVNLIGWMHNNYATYMEDYYVQMQAEFEGGLQAVDTLVTLTESDLNSYKRFNPRTVKIYNPLTLVPTGEADLNAHRIAFTGRIAIAHKGIDFLLEAAASLPDDWKIAIAGAGTDEDMKNFYDLIDYFNVSDKLIYQGPLKDKALRDHYRAASIFVSTSRWEGMPLVIGEAMASGLPVVAMENTGSREYLGNNDYGLLTKAQDVPDFVANLKKMINQTDLRQHYAHQSLERASHFSPENIVSQWMPIIEHQPTHVSIAG; encoded by the coding sequence ATGAAAGTTATGATCGTTCTAGAAAATATCGTCATGGATGGCGTTAAACGCGCTTCAACCGTTTTAGGTAACGACCTCGTCAAGCACTACGATGTTAGTTTTTATACTTTAGCAGATGCCCCTGCCTACTTTGAGTTGGACGCACCTCTGCTCATCGCACCGCGCCCAACCGATCCTAAACTTTTAAACTTTTTTGGTAGTGACCCATACACCCACTATCATGACCAAATTGCGGATTTGATCACGACAATTCGGGATCAGCACTTTCAAACAGTTATCTTACCAGCCGGTTTAACAACGAGTTTTGCTCCGCTGATTAAACGGGCTTTGCCAGACGTTAATCTCATTGGCTGGATGCACAACAACTACGCTACTTACATGGAAGATTACTATGTCCAGATGCAAGCTGAGTTTGAAGGCGGCTTGCAAGCTGTCGATACACTCGTTACGTTAACCGAAAGCGATTTGAATTCCTATAAGCGTTTCAATCCGCGTACCGTTAAAATCTACAATCCGCTCACCCTTGTTCCTACTGGTGAAGCTGATCTAAACGCCCACCGCATCGCCTTCACCGGCCGAATCGCCATCGCCCACAAAGGAATCGATTTTTTGCTTGAGGCCGCCGCTTCACTTCCGGACGACTGGAAGATCGCAATTGCCGGCGCTGGAACCGATGAAGACATGAAAAACTTCTATGACCTGATCGACTATTTTAACGTCAGTGACAAGCTTATTTATCAAGGACCGCTAAAAGATAAGGCTTTGCGTGATCATTACCGTGCCGCTTCAATCTTCGTATCCACGTCGCGTTGGGAAGGCATGCCGCTGGTTATCGGCGAAGCTATGGCCTCAGGTTTACCGGTTGTTGCCATGGAAAATACCGGTTCCCGCGAATACCTTGGCAACAACGACTATGGCCTGCTGACCAAAGCGCAGGATGTCCCGGATTTTGTTGCTAACCTCAAGAAAATGATTAACCAAACCGATTTGCGCCAGCACTACGCCCATCAAAGTTTGGAACGTGCCAGCCACTTTAGCCCGGAAAACATTGTGTCGCAGTGGATGCCGATTATTGAGCACCAACCAACACACGTCTCAATTGCCGGATAG
- a CDS encoding AAA family ATPase, with protein MEISEAQATFNAARKQVEQVVVGKPMPILLAFTALLAGGHVLFEDIPGVGKTTLVQTIAKTLDIPFSRIQFSPDMLPSDVLGTSIFNRATNAFEFQRGPIFTSVLLADEINRATPRTQAALLEAMGEGRVTVDGRTYPLPPDFFVMATENPTDYAGTYPLPEAQLDRFMLRLSLGYPDAAAEKSLLVSPDRQTMIANLKPVLDAASLAASKQIVPTITVTDAIADYVLKLVQATRADQRIRLGISPRGGIALVSAAKAFALLNGRSFVKPSDIQHLVIPVFGHRLILKDPTVKSADLLTEILQHTAAPIRR; from the coding sequence ATGGAAATCAGCGAAGCACAAGCAACTTTTAACGCAGCGCGCAAACAGGTCGAACAAGTCGTCGTTGGTAAACCGATGCCGATTTTGCTGGCATTTACCGCTTTATTAGCTGGCGGCCATGTCTTATTTGAAGATATTCCCGGGGTTGGTAAAACCACCCTCGTTCAAACCATCGCCAAAACCTTGGACATACCCTTTTCCCGAATTCAGTTTTCGCCTGATATGCTGCCTAGCGATGTTCTAGGTACCTCAATCTTCAATCGGGCCACCAATGCATTTGAATTTCAACGCGGGCCAATCTTCACAAGCGTTTTGCTGGCCGATGAGATCAATCGCGCCACACCAAGAACCCAAGCAGCGTTACTGGAAGCCATGGGTGAAGGCCGAGTTACTGTCGATGGCCGCACTTATCCGCTTCCGCCTGACTTTTTCGTCATGGCAACGGAAAATCCCACCGATTACGCCGGCACCTATCCGTTACCAGAAGCGCAATTAGACCGTTTCATGTTACGCCTATCCCTGGGGTATCCCGATGCGGCCGCAGAAAAAAGTCTCCTTGTCAGTCCTGATCGGCAAACCATGATTGCAAATTTGAAACCCGTCCTTGATGCGGCTAGCTTGGCTGCAAGTAAACAAATCGTGCCAACCATCACAGTCACTGACGCCATTGCCGATTATGTCCTGAAACTGGTTCAAGCCACCCGCGCCGATCAGCGAATTCGACTAGGCATCAGTCCGCGTGGTGGGATTGCCTTAGTGTCAGCAGCAAAAGCGTTTGCCCTGCTCAACGGACGATCCTTCGTCAAGCCCTCTGACATTCAGCATTTGGTCATTCCCGTCTTTGGCCATCGCTTGATTCTTAAAGACCCGACTGTAAAATCAGCCGATCTGTTAACCGAGATTCTTCAGCATACCGCCGCTCCAATTCGGAGGTGA
- a CDS encoding transglutaminase-like domain-containing protein, with protein sequence MPKWLQRLLAVLLSWWLLALFLEPFATINPIAHPRALIVYILMMSLIDFLAVLLPRQWPWWLLLGCGTTIGGLWGVLPLKQPFGVSWFTAYLHTFTSATGKFVQAGGVDVPTVLSMTLVITLVAFLLLLTVVVRFYPGAIAIVLSYLVAVHIFNGSELTIQFIQLALVTGLMAMLHLYADHWRPFLLGCVFISGLTLGLAWLSSATPLNDQLANVSIPFRDRLNQRGFYAGIETYINGPGRTGFTENSRVLGGPVYDDPTPVFTATSAKASYYRVAVDAEYTGTGWQAGADQNQSMPLDGATMRDSAATIDYGPATSTALTFNGGKTYLPLPYGQLTFTGGQPDPTTDFLLNPETRRMQTTDQARFQRLDIQVQPKQISAAQLAAATSSRQKVASRYLQLPRTLPKRIRTLAKRITAKATTPYEKVLAVQNYLKSDPRFTYSKTDARRTPPTRDYVDYFLFDSPIGYCDNFSSAMVVLCRSIGLPARWAKGFNTGTLLGGSGNQKRYVIRNSNAHSWPEVYFDNLGWLPFEPTPGFSDPATPDENVSPPSPSSSGTESVQPSSTSNSSSSSSRVSASTVSKQTKRQSRPSLNRLSWLKKSLFIILLALLLISVWQLPALVMLILGIGLGSTNFSARYRILLRALRWVKKRPVNQSLDDYAQAIDKRLGQQAYMFNLTKAYEETVFGNLPVNTAILRPHWKALTKQLVHDRYWWQRSKKHKS encoded by the coding sequence ATGCCTAAGTGGCTGCAACGACTTTTAGCAGTTTTGTTATCATGGTGGCTACTTGCGCTTTTCTTAGAACCTTTTGCTACTATCAATCCAATCGCCCACCCACGCGCATTAATCGTCTATATCCTGATGATGAGTCTGATTGACTTTTTGGCCGTGCTACTACCGCGCCAATGGCCATGGTGGCTGCTATTGGGCTGCGGCACGACAATCGGTGGGCTTTGGGGCGTACTGCCGCTGAAGCAGCCATTTGGCGTTTCGTGGTTCACGGCGTATTTACACACCTTTACCAGTGCAACCGGAAAATTCGTGCAGGCTGGCGGCGTCGATGTTCCAACCGTCCTCAGCATGACGCTGGTGATCACGTTGGTAGCTTTTCTGTTGCTGTTAACGGTTGTGGTTCGTTTCTATCCTGGCGCTATTGCCATCGTTCTTAGTTATCTGGTGGCTGTGCACATTTTTAACGGCAGCGAATTAACCATTCAATTTATCCAGTTGGCTTTGGTAACCGGTTTGATGGCGATGCTCCATCTTTATGCTGATCATTGGCGCCCGTTCTTACTGGGATGTGTCTTCATAAGCGGACTAACGCTTGGCCTCGCTTGGCTTTCATCGGCGACCCCACTAAATGATCAGCTGGCAAATGTGTCGATTCCTTTTCGTGACCGGTTAAATCAGCGTGGTTTTTATGCCGGTATTGAGACTTATATCAACGGCCCCGGACGAACGGGCTTTACTGAAAATAGCCGCGTTTTGGGAGGACCGGTCTACGATGACCCCACTCCGGTTTTCACGGCAACCAGTGCTAAAGCCAGTTATTATCGCGTTGCCGTTGATGCAGAATATACCGGTACTGGTTGGCAGGCTGGTGCTGATCAAAACCAGAGTATGCCATTAGACGGTGCCACCATGCGCGACTCGGCGGCTACTATCGATTACGGGCCTGCCACAAGTACGGCCTTAACTTTCAACGGTGGTAAAACCTATTTACCGCTTCCTTATGGTCAATTGACCTTCACCGGCGGCCAACCCGATCCCACGACCGATTTTTTGCTCAATCCGGAAACCCGCCGCATGCAAACAACCGACCAAGCACGTTTTCAGCGATTGGACATTCAGGTGCAACCAAAACAGATCTCAGCAGCACAATTGGCCGCGGCGACCAGTTCCCGTCAAAAGGTTGCGTCCCGTTATCTACAATTGCCACGCACCCTGCCAAAAAGGATCAGAACACTTGCCAAAAGAATCACCGCCAAGGCCACGACCCCATACGAAAAGGTACTGGCTGTCCAAAATTATCTCAAATCAGATCCACGCTTCACGTATTCAAAAACCGATGCACGCCGCACCCCGCCAACCCGGGACTATGTGGATTATTTTCTTTTTGATTCGCCCATCGGTTACTGTGATAACTTCTCCTCGGCAATGGTTGTACTATGTCGCAGTATCGGCTTGCCAGCGCGCTGGGCTAAGGGATTCAACACTGGCACATTGCTCGGTGGTTCCGGAAATCAGAAAAGATACGTGATTCGCAACAGCAATGCCCATTCATGGCCGGAAGTTTACTTCGATAACTTAGGCTGGCTGCCGTTTGAACCAACACCAGGCTTCAGTGACCCGGCAACTCCCGATGAAAATGTTTCGCCTCCAAGTCCCAGTAGCAGCGGCACTGAAAGCGTTCAGCCGTCCAGCACTAGCAATTCATCCTCGTCCAGTTCGCGTGTGTCCGCCAGTACAGTGTCCAAACAAACGAAACGACAATCTCGGCCGTCTCTCAACCGCCTGAGTTGGCTAAAAAAATCATTGTTCATCATCTTATTAGCTCTACTGTTGATAAGTGTCTGGCAGTTACCAGCGCTCGTCATGCTGATATTAGGAATCGGACTGGGATCGACAAACTTTTCGGCGCGTTATCGCATACTTCTTCGGGCGTTACGTTGGGTCAAGAAACGACCCGTGAACCAGTCGCTTGATGATTATGCTCAGGCCATCGATAAACGATTAGGCCAGCAAGCGTATATGTTTAACTTAACCAAGGCTTATGAAGAAACAGTTTTTGGCAATCTGCCGGTTAACACAGCCATATTGCGACCTCATTGGAAAGCACTCACTAAGCAACTTGTACATGATCGTTATTGGTGGCAGCGCTCAAAAAAGCATAAATCATAG